The region TCGCTACGTTGCTGCGCCAGTTGATGACGGATACCTGGCAGCCTACTGCGCCGCGCGCGCCTGGCCCACGCGCCGAAGATGCCCGTGCTGCCGCCCGCAGCGCGCGCGGCGGGCCGCCTCCGCTACCCAGCCTGCTTGGCCTGGGGCTGGGAGGCGCGCTGCCCGTCGGCGACGTCGATCGTCCGCCGCTACCCGACTCCGATACCGCGAAGCCAGTCGCAACCCCCGCGCGCCGCAACATCGTCGCCGACCAGCGTACCAACTCGGTGATCATCAGCGACATCGTGTCGATGATGCCGAATTATGAGCGCGCAATTGCGATGCTTGACCAGCCGCAGGAACTGGTCGAGATCGACGCGGTGGTGATCGACGTGTCTTCGAATGCTGCGCGCTCGCTCGGCGTGCGTTGGGGTGGCGCGAATGGGCGCATCAACGGCGCCTCCGGAACCGCGAGCGCACCGCTCAGCTTTGGTGTTCCGGACCTGGTGACGGCAGCCAGTGCGGCGAGCGGCTTGAATCTGGCGACGCTGGTCGGCAACTCGGCGCAATACCTCTTTGCACAAATTCATGCATTGGAGGACGCAGGCAAGGCGCGCGTGCTATCGCGTCCGCAAGTGCTGACGCTGAACAACACGGAAGCGGCGTTGACTTCGCGCAGTTCAGTGTATGTGCGCGTAGCGGGCAACCAGGCCGTCGACCTCTTCAATATAGATACGGGGCTGACGCTGAAGGTTACGCCGAGTGTCGAATCGACCGGCGACCCGCGCCGCAATATTCGGCTCAACATCCAGATCGACGACGGTACGTTCAGCTCGACGACGTTTGTAGATGGCATTCCACGGGTCGACAACCATTCGGTTGTCACCCAGGCGGTCGTGCGCGACGGCGAGAGTTTGCTGATAGGCGGCTATCAATACGAGCGCAGCGAAAACACCACATCAAAGGTGCCGGTGCTCGGCGACGTGCCGTACCTGGGCGCGCTGTTCCGCGATACGCAGACCACGCATGAGCGCCTCGAACGGCTGATTCTGATCACACCGCGCCTAAAACGGCTGTCGGGTGACGGGGCGCCGGATGGGACGCTGACCGTCGCGGGCCCGACGTCCGGCAACGCAAGTCCGAATCCGGACTTCATCGCGGCTCGAGCGCCGGTTGCAGCAACCGCTTCGCCTTCGCAGCCGGGGTCGCCGACCAATATCGCGCCCCGCACGGTGGAATCGGTGCAACCAGTGGTTGTCGGCGTTGCGCCAAACGTCGACGCCGCGTTGCGAAGCCTGGTACAGCCAGTTGCGCGAGACACGTCGCAGTCGTCAGCGTCATCTCCCGTTACTCCGGCCGTTTTGCCGGCGGTGAGCAAGATGCCGTGGGAGAACCGCCATGACCGCTGACGCGCTGATCGTCGTGATGGATGGCGTGCACACCGGTGCGAGGGTGGTGCTGTCGTCCGGGAAGCCGGTACGCATAGGTAGTGGCGCGGACGCGGACCTGATGGTGATCGACGAGGGTGTCGAACCGCAGAATGCCACCGTCGAATCTCGAGGTGCGTCGCTCGCGGTGGTCGCGCACCACGCGAACGTTGCCGTGTTCGGCCGATCGATACTGCCGGGACGGCGCGTGCTGTTAGGGCGCGGTGCGTGGTTTTCAGTAGGTAGTGTCACTTTCCAGTTCGGCGGCCGCGATGCGCCGAGCGCGACGCTGGCGCGTGATGCCGAGCGTGCCTACCTGCTGCGCAATGCGCCGCTCGCGTATCTCGCGAAACGTTGGTCCGATGCGTCGCCCGTGACGAAAGCGATCGTTCTAGTCACACCGGTTGTATTTGGGCTGCTGACATGGATCTCGTCGAGCCCAATGTCCGGCGTGCCGCGCACGACGCGCATCAACGAAGCATTCCGGCTGGTGACCACGCATCTCGACCCGAAGTCCGGTGCGCTCGTTTATGAAGGCTATGTGCAGTCGGCCACCGATCTCGCAGCGCTGACCGCGAGCGCGTGGTCGCGGCAGCGGGCGCCGGTGATGCATGTGATTGTGCTCGATCAGTTGCAGGAGGAGGTTGGCGAATTTCTTGCGCGCTACTACCGCGGCGCCGAGGTGCACACCGCGGAACCCGGTGCGTTCACCGCGACGCTGCCTGACGTGCACGGGTTTCTGTCGCCCGAATCGTGGGACTACGCACGTGTGGCCCGCCTGGCGCGCGCTGAGGTTCACGGGTTGCGTGACCTGACTTTTCCGGGCCACGCGCAGCAAGGCGAACGGGTGCGCGTGCCGCTCGACGCGCTTGGTCTGAATCTGCTTGCCAGCCGTCACGCGTTCTGGCTCACGGATGCGCAGGGCGTGCGCTATTTTGTTGGCGCTCGACTGCCAATCGGACGGATCACACGACTTTCAGCTTGCGCAGCAGATATCACGCGCGACGATGATGGTTCGGTATACGAATTTTTTATGGATGCTACCCATGGTCAAAAAAAATGCGGGTAAAAGTACGCTCGGCGCATTCGTCGATTTGCCAATCGAAGCTCAACTTCTGGAAGACGATGGCGCCGGACGCAAGGCTATCGAAGCCCGGCTCACTGCCGAAATTGACCGCGTGAACAACGCGTTGTTGACCGCTTCGCCGGCTTTGGAAAAGGAACTGATTCTGCTTGTCGAGTGTTTGCGCGCGGCTCGGCAGGTGGTGGAACGAAGCGTAAGCTTCATAAACGCGTGCGATTAAATTTAGGAGTAGAAAATATGGCGATCAACGGAAGCGGGCCCCTCACCGGAAACGAAGCTGTCCAACTTTCATATGCATTGGATAGCAACGCAAGTGATGCCGTGAGAAAGGCAGGAGACAAGGCCATGGCAAGCGGCAAGCAGCCGGCTGGAAATGCTAGAAATGCTGGAAATGCTGGAAATGCTGGAAATGCTGGAAATGAGGCGAATCCCGTCGATGTGCAGAACCTCACGAATGAGAACAACAAGCTGCAATCGGTCCGCACGGCCTGCAACGGTATCGTGTCGAGCATAGGGGAAGGGACGAAGAAATGTGCGGAGAGCGTCCGCTAACGATTCTTTAACTGGGACGAAGACGCCCTCGTGGCGTCTTCGGGAGACATTGCAGATGCAGGACGACACACTGGAACTGTTAATTTCCATAGGTCATTTCGCCCGCGCTTATCAACGCTTCGATGAGGCGCGTTATCTGTTTGATCGGCTGGCGTTGATATACCCGCGGCGGGCCTTTCCGTACCTCGGGCTGGGTCTGGTCGAACTCGATCGCGCGAACTACCGTCGTGCGTCGTTGCTCTTCGGCCGTGCGGTGGATGTTGTACCCGATAGCGCGCTGGCGCGGGCTTGGCTCGGCGTGTGTCAGGTTCTAGAAGGACATTATGCGCTCGGAGTACGCATGCTGATGACCGTGGCGGACGGCAACGAGCCTAGCGCGAGTTCGATGGCAGAGGCGTTCCTCGCGTTGCCCGAATGCGCGCCCTATACCTATACCGCTAGCGTGGCGCACGTTGCGCAAAACGCGACTTCCCATTCAACCATTAAGCGACTGACCATTCGAGGCGGCCATTGATATGTTGCAATTCCTCACCACCATGCCAGAACAAACCAGCGCCGTGGCCCATGTTTCTCCTGTCACTGGTCTATCCGCTAACGAAGGGAGCTACGGAGATTCGCTACTAGAGCGCGTGTTGGCGAGCGCGCAGGATGCGCAGGATATGTCGGCGCAGCAAGTGCGGCAGCACTTTGGCCAGTTAAGCTCGGGCAAATTCTCGACGATCGCATTGCTGGAGTTGCAGGTAGTTATGAACAACTATCAGGTGACTATACAGGTAATAAAAAGCGTCGCCGAAGACGTCGGCCGCAGTATCCAGACACTAACGCAACGAAGCTGATGCGGCGCACTCTGATTCTGCTGCCGGTCCTGTTTCTCCTCGTCGGCTGCAGAACCTCCCTATTTGAAGGCCTGGACGAGGACCAGGCGAACCGCATCGTGGCTGCGCTGAGCCACCACGGTATCAACGGCTACAAGGAGCGCAATGCGGACCGGACCTAGAACATCTCGGTCGACGACGCCGATGCAGTGGTCGCCACCGAGCTGGCCAGCGCGTATGCACTACCGCGCGGCGGGCACGCGAATCTCGGCGAGCTGTTTAGCCGTCAAGGGTTGATCTCAAGCCCGGAGGAGGACCGCGTCCGTTACATCTTCGGGCTGTCGCAGGAACTGTCCGAAACGCTCGAAAAGATGGACGGCGTATTGCTCGCCCGCGTGCACATCGTGCTGCCCGAAAAGGATCCAATGGAGCCCGCGAAAGACACGCTGCCGTCTGCGTCCGTGATGATGCGTTACCGCAGCGACTACAACCTCGAACTAATGCGCGACCGGATTCGCGCGCTGGTGGCAGGCGGTGTCGAGGGGCTGACGCCCGCGCGCGTGTCGCTGACGCTGCTGCCGGTGACGCCGGTACTGATTTTTCCAGGCCTCTGCGCGGACGGCGCAGATGTCGCCAGTGCTGCGGGTGGTGTCGCAGTGACGACCTGCGAGCAAGACGGAGGTAAAGCGCAGTCGCGGACCACGGTAGTGCTATGCGCGTTGACAGTGCTAGCGCTATTGGTGGCGGGCTTCATGTGGTTTTGGAGTTCGAAGGCGGGCACGTGGTTCAAGCGGAAAGCACGCAGGGGCGGCACCAGAGCGCCGGTTGAAAATCCTGGGCAGGTCGTCCAGGAAGCGACGCCCGATGCGTCCGAGGCAACCGCAGCAAATGCAGCAACCGCAGCAAACACCACCGAAGCTGCATCGAAGTCCGCAACCCGAACCGGAGAGCACGCATGAAGCACGCCTATACCTGCGCACCGGCCTACTGGGCGCATCGCAGTTGGCTTGAATCCGGGCATTCCATCCGTAACGAGCGTGTTGCGCGTGCCGCACATGCATTCTTGTTCGGCCGTTACCCGCAACTGGTTCGGGTGACGCTTGCGGACGTGCCGCCCATGCTCCCGCTCTTGCCACGACCGGCGTGCGCGCGCTTGTGCCGTATCGTTGCCGCGCTCGCATTCGCCCGTTCGTTGCGCCGCGTGGTCGCCGCGCAGGCCCGTGCCGCGTTTGCGGCCGGTGTTGCGCCGCGCCTGCTTGGCGCGATTCAACGGCATCCGCGCGCCGACACCGCCGACCTGACGGTCGAGCCGACACCGTCGCTATTCAGTCGGCGCGAGATGACGGCGCTCGGTCTGGCGCTGGCGATGCAAGCGGCTGGAGACTCCCGCTATGCATTCTGGTGGGGCTTGCGCTTGCCGCGCGAGATGTCGGAGGCCGCGGCGTGCTATCGCGTGCACGGACTGTCTGCATTTGACGCGCGGGAACTGGTTGCCGACGCGCGGCGTTTGATGGAGGGTCACTCATGCTGATCTGTCGAATGGGCCCATGGAGAATTGAATCTGATGGGCATTTGAGCGCGCTGGAACTGGTGTCGCTCGAAGGCTTGCGTACCGTCGAAGCGGAGCGCGCGGCCGAAGCGTCACATGAGCGCGACCGCCTCGCGGTGCAGGCGCGCGAACTCAAACGCCGAGCGTGGCGTCGGGGCCACTTGGCCGGCAAGGCAGCTGCGCTGCGCGAACAGGTTGGACGCACTGCTGCAGCAGTGTTCGCCGCTCATCGTCTGGAGGACCGGCTAACGCAGATCGTACTGGGCGCAGTGAGCGATATTGTCGGCGAACTACCGCCGTCAGCGGCGTTGGTCAATCAATTGCGGCGCGCGGTTGCCGTGGCGCAGTCGCAACGGCTCGTTTCCGTACGGGTTGCGCCGGCGGCGTTCGAGGATGCGACGCAGCTGATCTCATCTATCGAGCGGGAACTCGGCACGCCGTTTTGCACGGTACTGTCCGATGCGGGATTGCCCGCTCATTCGTGTGTCATCGAAACCGAATCCGGCGTTATCGATGGCGGTCTGAAGGTGCAGTTGCGCTCGCTGGAGCGTGGCATCCGCGATGGTGTGGCCGCGGTGCTGCGCACCTATGACCTGGCCGACAGCTCAGGGCGTACGACACTCGACGCGGTCCGGCACGACCTGCGCCAGACGCTGGCCGCGCTGGCTGCGCCGCTTGCACCCCCACCTACGCGGCCTCCTTCGCCGGGCATGGCCGGTGTTTTTCGACGTCCGTTCGTGCGGGAGGCGGCATGAGTCTTTGGCCGGACATGGAAGCCGTCGCGCTGGCGGATGTCGAGCGCCACAACCTGGCGATCCGGCACTTCGGCGGACCGCAGACGGTGCGCGTCGGCTCGCAGCGCTTCACGCTGGAGTTCGAGCCGTGCCGGGAGCGTTATCCCTTGTTGGTATCCGGCGTGGCATCGCAAGCGCCGTTCATTGCCGCGTGCGATGCTGGCGCGCTGTTGCCGGAGCTGACGCCGTCGGTGATCAGCGAGCGCGGTGACATTGCGCTGACGCACGTCGTCGACGCACTGAGCGACTGGTTGTGCGCTCTGGAAGGCCTGTTCGGCTTCACGATCGAGCTCGCCGGCGTCGCTTTCGACGCCGTCCCCCAAGCGGGCGCATACGGCCTCGCCGTCACGCAGGTGGCGAGTGGCCGAGCCGCCCATTTCTCGCTTTGCAGTCCGGCGGTCGATGCATGGCTGCGACGGCGCCTGCCAACGCCGTCGTCCAGCGCGGCGCTGCTGCGCCGTCTGTACGTGCGTATGCCGATCTGCGTGCCCGGCCCGTCGATGTCCGTGCAGCGTTTGCGCAAGGTCGCGGTGGGTGATGCGCTGCTGTTCGACCGTGATTCGTGTTACCTGCGCGTGCCAATGCGGTTGGGCGCGTGCAGGATCTTGTTGAACTTTACTGAGGAGTACACCATGGTAGACCAAGTCCTGAATGATGAAACGACGCCCGTGGAAGTGACCAGCGAACTGCTGCCGATCGACGCCTTGACTTTCGCGTTCGAAGCTGTGCTCGGCACGCTGTCCCTGTCGGTTGCCGAACTGGCCCATCTACGCCAGGGGTCGATCGTCGCGTTCCGGCTGCCCGCGCGTGAGCGAACGGTCACGCTGCTTTGCCAGGGCGTTCCGTTTGCGCGCGGCGAGCTGATCGATATCGAAGGTTCGCTAGGCGTGCGCGTGACCCGGATGACCCAAGGGGACCTGCCCGCATGACCGACCAATTCGATCCGCTCCAGGTCGTCAGCATGTTTTTCATGCTCGGCCTGCTACCGCTTGCGGTCACGATGATGACTTCGTTCACGAAGTTCAGCATCGTGTTGACGCTGCTGCGCTCGGCGCTCGGCGTGCAGCAGGCGCCGAGCAACCTGGTGATCTCGGGGATCGCGCTCGCGGCGACGCTGGTCGTCATGTCGCCGACCATCGCAAAGATCGGGGCCGCGCTGCCGACCGGCGATAGCGGTGAAGTGGTCATGCCGCGTGCCCTCGATCTGTTTCAGGCGGTACGCGGCCCGCTCGGCGAATTCATGTTGGCGCATTCGCGGCCCGACGAACGGAAGTTTCTCGTCGGCGCCGCGAAGCGGATCGATCCCGAGCACGACGCTCGCGAGACAGATCTCCAATTGCTGATTCCGGCGTTTCTGATCAGCGAAATATCGAGCGGCTTCGAAGTGGGTTTTTTGCTCTATATCGCGTTTCTGGTGGTGGATCTGGTCGTTGCCAACATACTGACCGCCATGGGCATGGTGATGCTGTCACCGAGCACGGTGTCGATTCCATTGAAGCTCTTCGTCTTTGTTTCGGTGTCAGGCATGTCGAAGCTGATTCACGGCCTTATCGTCGGCTATGTCAAATGAACAGTGTCCCCACTCTTGCCACCTTGTCCAGCGATGCGCTCATGCTGGTGTTCTGGCTATCGCTGCCCGCGCTTGCCGTCGCGACAGTGGTCGGCTTATTGATTGGACTGCTGCAGTCGGTGATGCAGATTCAGGATCAGAGCTTGCCCTACGGGGCAAAGATTATCTGCGTTGGCGCGGTGCTGATCGTGACCGCGCCTTGGGCGAGCCGCGAACTCGCGCGCTTTCTTTCTCATGTGTTTACCTTTATCGCCGCGGGGCGTCTGCATTGAGCATGAACTACATCGACTATATCGAGGGCTTCGCGTTCTGTACGATCAGGCCAGCGGTGGCACTATCCCTGATTCCATTTGGCCAAAGCGGCTCACTCGGGATCCTGTTGCGGTTGCCAATGATGCTCGCGCTGGCGATGCTGCCACGACAGGCCGGTTGGCCGCCGCAACTGCTACCGGCAATCTTTTTAGAGGCGGCGACCGGTGCGGCGCTCGGGCTTCTGCTCGGCACCATCTTTCATGCAGCTTCGGCGGCTGGTGCGGTGCTTGACCAGCAAGGCGGCTACTCGAGCGCGGCGATTTACGATCCACACTTCCAGCAGGAAGCTGCGCTATTCGAAACGTTGTTTTCGCAGTTTGCTGCGTTGACGATGTTCACGGGGCCGGGTTTGCCGCTCCTCGTCGGCTTTTTCACGGATGCGTGGGTGCTATGGCCACCAGGCCGTTGGCGCGTCGATCTAGTCGATGTGTTTCGGCAACTCGCGCTACGCGACCTGGCCGTGGCGCTGACCGAAGGCGTGCGGCTCGCCAGTCCATTGCTCGGCCTCGCGCTGCTGGTCGATGTCGCGTTCGGACTGATGTCGCGGCACGCGAAGCGACTCAACCCGTTTGCCACCGCACGCACCGTCAAGGCGTTGATCCTGTCGTTTGCCGCCATGCTGAGCGTGCCCCCGTTGTTCGCACAGTTGCGCGCCGCGTTTGATCACGTGATCCATCTGCAATGAGCGACAAGACCGAAGCCCCAACCCCCAAACGGATCCGCCGCGCACGCCAGGACGGCGAGATCGCGAAGAGCACGCATTTGACAGTGGCGTTCAGCGGCCTCTGCTGGTGGCTGTATCTGTTCATCGAGGCGCCGCATTTGTATGCACTCGCGACCAGACTGATCCTGCATGTGACGACGCTAGACGCTACGCGTCCATTCGGCGATCGGCTCGTGTCGACGCTCGCGGCGTTGAGCGCGGTCATGCCATCGACACTGATGGCGCTTGGCGTGGGGGCGCTCGCCGTTCTGGTGCCCGAGTTGATGCAGACGCGCGGGCTAATCGCATGGAAGCGTGTGTCGCTCGACCCGAAGCGTCTGAACCCGGTCAACGGGCTCAAGCAGATGTTCAGTCTGCGCCTCTTGTGGGACACCGCGCTCACGCTACTGCAGTTCGCGATCCTGCTATTTCTGTTCGTTCAGGCAATCGTCGCATGGCTGCGGCAGCTTGTGCCGATCTGGGCGTTCTCGTTGCCGGTTCACCTCGGCTATACGGCGACGTCGCACTCGCACCTGCTTGCCTGGATGGCCGCATCGCAGATTGCACCTGCCGTCGCTGACTACCTCATCCAGCGCTTTCTGTGGTTGCGCCGTCTGCGCATGGACAAGAACGAAATTAAACGGGAGTTTCGCGACGACGAAGGCGATCCCTACGTAAAAAGCCGTCGCCGCGCGATTCATCGGGAGCTTGGTCAATAACATGTTGAATCGTTCTATCCTCAGCCGCTACGATCTATCGGCCTTTTTCGCGCGTCACGCCGACCTTGCCGTCGGTATCGGCATTCTCGCCGTGCTGGCACTCCTGATCGTGCCCGTGCCGCCTTTCGTGCTCGATCTGTTCATCTGTGTGAGCTTCGCTGCCAGCCTGACGATGCTGAGCACCACGCTTTATGTCTCGAAGGCTGCGGATCTCGCGAGTTTCCCGTCGCTGCTGCTGATTACCACGCTGCTGCGGCTCGCGCTGGCGATCGCGTCGACCAAGATGATCCTGCTGCATGCACACGCTGGCCAGATCATTGGCGCGTTCGGCGAGATGGTGGTGGGCGGCAATGTTGCCGTCGGGCTGGTCGTGTTCATCGTGCTCGCTGCGATCCAGTTCATCGTGGTCGCGAAAGGCGCGGACCGGGTAGCCGAAGTGGCCGCGCGCTTTACCCTGGATGGCATTCCGGGGCGCCAGATGAGCATTGACGCCGACATGCGCAATGGCGTGGTCACGGCCGCGCAGGCGAGCCGGATGCGCGCGGCGCTCGAACGTGAGACGTACTTCTATGGCTCCCTCGACGGTGCGATGAAGTTCGTCAAGGGCGATGCGGTGGCCGGCCTTGTCGTTGCGCTGGTGAATATCGTCGGCGGGCTGGCGGTCGGCATCGCGCAGCGCGGCATGTCGTTCAGCGATGCGCTGCATGCCTACACGATTCTCACCGTCGGCGACGGTCTGGTGTCGCAGATTCCGTCGCTGATCGTGTCGGTGGCAGCGGGTATTCTCGTCACACGCGTCGCCTCGGCCGATGGTGCGGACGCCCATCTCGGCGGCGACATTTACCGGCAACTGGCGGTGCATCCGAAGGCGATCGGGATGGCCGGCGTGGCGTGTCTGTCATTGGCGGCGATCCCGGGTTTTCCGCACATTCAGTTTGCGGTTGCCGGCGGTCTGCTGCTCGCGCTTGCGCTCACCTTGATTCGCAACGCTGCGGTCGCGTCGAACTCGCAGCGCGCGCTGATGCCGGAGATGACGCGCGACGGCGGCAACTACGTGCCACGCATCCTCGATGACGTCGAATTGGGCACCAGCGCGACCTTGCGGTTGCGGCTCGGCCTCAAGGCCTTCGATGCTTTGCGTCCCGAGGCGCTGAACCGGCAACTCGGCCAGTTGCGCCGCAACCTGATGGTCGAGTTGGGCGTACCGTTTCCGGGTCTTGCACTGCTGCGCGATCAGCGGCTCGAGCCTGAGCGCTACATCATCGATATTCAGGATGTACCATTTGCGAGTGGCACGCTGGTCGCCGCTCATACGCTGGTGAGCGGTGATGAGAGCCTCATTACGTTCGACGGCGTTGAGGGCTACCGGCCGCGCGCCGCGAAATCGGTTTGGGTGCCGACCGCGAAGGCCGCGTCGATCGA is a window of Paraburkholderia phytofirmans OLGA172 DNA encoding:
- the sctC gene encoding type III secretion system outer membrane ring subunit SctC, coding for MLITRLNDSVLRRGSGELPSLSPCMPSAAVRRLAGSLGVACLVLLIPGADAATPVWQGAPIHYAVNGAPLPDVLRDVLAVEGLSADIGRDVKGAVNGRFDDTPGNVFTQLVEAYGLVWYFDGKAMHVATASDVRSRVIPFAPMTREAVASLLRNLDVDDARLPIKYSATTVKVAGPSKFVDAVAQAIDNAQRQTTVEPSFDEIVIRVFPLRYAQAQDIHFTVGAQEQVMPGVATLLRQLMTDTWQPTAPRAPGPRAEDARAAARSARGGPPPLPSLLGLGLGGALPVGDVDRPPLPDSDTAKPVATPARRNIVADQRTNSVIISDIVSMMPNYERAIAMLDQPQELVEIDAVVIDVSSNAARSLGVRWGGANGRINGASGTASAPLSFGVPDLVTAASAASGLNLATLVGNSAQYLFAQIHALEDAGKARVLSRPQVLTLNNTEAALTSRSSVYVRVAGNQAVDLFNIDTGLTLKVTPSVESTGDPRRNIRLNIQIDDGTFSSTTFVDGIPRVDNHSVVTQAVVRDGESLLIGGYQYERSENTTSKVPVLGDVPYLGALFRDTQTTHERLERLILITPRLKRLSGDGAPDGTLTVAGPTSGNASPNPDFIAARAPVAATASPSQPGSPTNIAPRTVESVQPVVVGVAPNVDAALRSLVQPVARDTSQSSASSPVTPAVLPAVSKMPWENRHDR
- a CDS encoding tetratricopeptide repeat protein, yielding MQDDTLELLISIGHFARAYQRFDEARYLFDRLALIYPRRAFPYLGLGLVELDRANYRRASLLFGRAVDVVPDSALARAWLGVCQVLEGHYALGVRMLMTVADGNEPSASSMAEAFLALPECAPYTYTASVAHVAQNATSHSTIKRLTIRGGH
- a CDS encoding EscJ/YscJ/HrcJ family type III secretion inner membrane ring protein; translated protein: MSVDDADAVVATELASAYALPRGGHANLGELFSRQGLISSPEEDRVRYIFGLSQELSETLEKMDGVLLARVHIVLPEKDPMEPAKDTLPSASVMMRYRSDYNLELMRDRIRALVAGGVEGLTPARVSLTLLPVTPVLIFPGLCADGADVASAAGGVAVTTCEQDGGKAQSRTTVVLCALTVLALLVAGFMWFWSSKAGTWFKRKARRGGTRAPVENPGQVVQEATPDASEATAANAATAANTTEAASKSATRTGEHA
- a CDS encoding FliH/SctL family protein — encoded protein: MLICRMGPWRIESDGHLSALELVSLEGLRTVEAERAAEASHERDRLAVQARELKRRAWRRGHLAGKAAALREQVGRTAAAVFAAHRLEDRLTQIVLGAVSDIVGELPPSAALVNQLRRAVAVAQSQRLVSVRVAPAAFEDATQLISSIERELGTPFCTVLSDAGLPAHSCVIETESGVIDGGLKVQLRSLERGIRDGVAAVLRTYDLADSSGRTTLDAVRHDLRQTLAALAAPLAPPPTRPPSPGMAGVFRRPFVREAA
- a CDS encoding FliM/FliN family flagellar motor switch protein, with product MSLWPDMEAVALADVERHNLAIRHFGGPQTVRVGSQRFTLEFEPCRERYPLLVSGVASQAPFIAACDAGALLPELTPSVISERGDIALTHVVDALSDWLCALEGLFGFTIELAGVAFDAVPQAGAYGLAVTQVASGRAAHFSLCSPAVDAWLRRRLPTPSSSAALLRRLYVRMPICVPGPSMSVQRLRKVAVGDALLFDRDSCYLRVPMRLGACRILLNFTEEYTMVDQVLNDETTPVEVTSELLPIDALTFAFEAVLGTLSLSVAELAHLRQGSIVAFRLPARERTVTLLCQGVPFARGELIDIEGSLGVRVTRMTQGDLPA
- a CDS encoding EscR/YscR/HrcR family type III secretion system export apparatus protein, with translation MTDQFDPLQVVSMFFMLGLLPLAVTMMTSFTKFSIVLTLLRSALGVQQAPSNLVISGIALAATLVVMSPTIAKIGAALPTGDSGEVVMPRALDLFQAVRGPLGEFMLAHSRPDERKFLVGAAKRIDPEHDARETDLQLLIPAFLISEISSGFEVGFLLYIAFLVVDLVVANILTAMGMVMLSPSTVSIPLKLFVFVSVSGMSKLIHGLIVGYVK
- the sctS gene encoding type III secretion system export apparatus subunit SctS, translating into MNSVPTLATLSSDALMLVFWLSLPALAVATVVGLLIGLLQSVMQIQDQSLPYGAKIICVGAVLIVTAPWASRELARFLSHVFTFIAAGRLH
- a CDS encoding EscT/YscT/HrcT family type III secretion system export apparatus protein; this encodes MNYIDYIEGFAFCTIRPAVALSLIPFGQSGSLGILLRLPMMLALAMLPRQAGWPPQLLPAIFLEAATGAALGLLLGTIFHAASAAGAVLDQQGGYSSAAIYDPHFQQEAALFETLFSQFAALTMFTGPGLPLLVGFFTDAWVLWPPGRWRVDLVDVFRQLALRDLAVALTEGVRLASPLLGLALLVDVAFGLMSRHAKRLNPFATARTVKALILSFAAMLSVPPLFAQLRAAFDHVIHLQ
- a CDS encoding EscU/YscU/HrcU family type III secretion system export apparatus switch protein, which gives rise to MSDKTEAPTPKRIRRARQDGEIAKSTHLTVAFSGLCWWLYLFIEAPHLYALATRLILHVTTLDATRPFGDRLVSTLAALSAVMPSTLMALGVGALAVLVPELMQTRGLIAWKRVSLDPKRLNPVNGLKQMFSLRLLWDTALTLLQFAILLFLFVQAIVAWLRQLVPIWAFSLPVHLGYTATSHSHLLAWMAASQIAPAVADYLIQRFLWLRRLRMDKNEIKREFRDDEGDPYVKSRRRAIHRELGQ
- a CDS encoding flagellar biosynthesis protein FlhA, which produces MLNRSILSRYDLSAFFARHADLAVGIGILAVLALLIVPVPPFVLDLFICVSFAASLTMLSTTLYVSKAADLASFPSLLLITTLLRLALAIASTKMILLHAHAGQIIGAFGEMVVGGNVAVGLVVFIVLAAIQFIVVAKGADRVAEVAARFTLDGIPGRQMSIDADMRNGVVTAAQASRMRAALERETYFYGSLDGAMKFVKGDAVAGLVVALVNIVGGLAVGIAQRGMSFSDALHAYTILTVGDGLVSQIPSLIVSVAAGILVTRVASADGADAHLGGDIYRQLAVHPKAIGMAGVACLSLAAIPGFPHIQFAVAGGLLLALALTLIRNAAVASNSQRALMPEMTRDGGNYVPRILDDVELGTSATLRLRLGLKAFDALRPEALNRQLGQLRRNLMVELGVPFPGLALLRDQRLEPERYIIDIQDVPFASGTLVAAHTLVSGDESLITFDGVEGYRPRAAKSVWVPTAKAASIDDPGFRKATVDEALCDHLTEVCQRSAADFLGTQETRFLLDQLAIEFRELVAQAGQVASTVQLGSVLRQLLLQHVPIRNLRAILEAVVRVPAGERTIDRMVREARIQLGRQFVRSYADLGTWTLSTAVLDPAWEASLEAQIRSGIDGEPQCVLSAEELTRAQQVFTADLSGIGLIVTNAVLRPHLARLLRDFGQRIEVLAIEEIPLDVFRVQTVATLGAA